From one Pseudomonadales bacterium genomic stretch:
- the rpsQ gene encoding 30S ribosomal protein S17, which yields MAEAEKTSRTLSGKVVSDKMDKTVTVLIERRVKHPMYGKVVTRSSKIKAHDENNECRMGDVVTIAETRPLSRSKSWALVNIDERAVEV from the coding sequence ATGGCTGAAGCAGAAAAAACATCACGTACGCTGTCTGGCAAAGTAGTCAGCGACAAAATGGACAAGACGGTCACTGTGTTGATTGAGCGTCGGGTAAAGCACCCGATGTACGGCAAGGTGGTGACCAGGTCTTCCAAGATCAAGGCCCACGATGAGAACAACGAATGCCGTATGGGCGACGTTGTGACTATCGCGGAAACCCGCCCGCTGTCCAGAAGCAAGTCCTGGGCACTGGTAAATATTGACGAGCGCGCCGTTGAGGTTTGA
- the rplR gene encoding 50S ribosomal protein L18, protein MADKKQSRLRRARRARSKIRELGANRLCINRTPQHIYAQVISPEGDRVLASASTLDKSLRSGSTGNVDAARSVGALIAERAKEAGVTQVAFDRSGFKYHGRVKALADAAREGGLEF, encoded by the coding sequence ATGGCTGATAAAAAACAATCACGTCTGCGTCGCGCGCGTCGCGCCCGCAGCAAGATACGTGAGCTGGGTGCTAATCGTTTGTGCATTAATCGTACACCGCAGCACATTTATGCTCAGGTTATTTCGCCGGAAGGTGATCGTGTGCTGGCAAGTGCTTCCACGCTGGACAAATCGTTGCGCAGTGGTAGCACTGGCAATGTCGATGCGGCTAGAAGTGTTGGTGCATTGATTGCCGAGCGTGCAAAAGAGGCAGGTGTTACTCAGGTAGCATTTGATCGCAGTGGTTTCAAATACCACGGTCGTGTGAAAGCGCTGGCTGACGCTGCGCGCGAAGGCGGACTGGAATTCTAA
- the rplE gene encoding 50S ribosomal protein L5 codes for MARLNEVYKTEIAPKLKDELGLANVMEVPRITKITLNMGVGEALTDKKVLESAVADMTLISGQKPVITRARKSIAGFKVREGWPIGCKVTLRSDRMYEFLERLISVAIPRIRDFRGISPKSFDGQGNFAMGVTEQIIFPEIDYDKVDSIRGLDITITTSARTNDEGRALLRAFNFPLKG; via the coding sequence ATGGCAAGGCTGAACGAAGTTTACAAAACAGAAATAGCGCCCAAGCTGAAAGATGAGCTGGGGCTGGCAAACGTAATGGAAGTACCGCGCATTACCAAAATCACCCTCAATATGGGTGTTGGTGAAGCGCTGACGGACAAGAAGGTGCTGGAAAGTGCGGTTGCGGATATGACACTGATTTCGGGTCAGAAACCGGTGATCACTCGCGCACGCAAATCCATTGCAGGATTCAAGGTGCGTGAAGGTTGGCCGATCGGCTGCAAGGTAACACTGCGCAGTGACCGCATGTATGAATTTCTTGAGCGATTGATCTCGGTTGCTATTCCGCGTATTCGTGATTTTCGCGGTATTAGTCCGAAGTCTTTCGACGGGCAAGGCAACTTTGCAATGGGTGTGACTGAGCAGATCATCTTTCCGGAAATAGATTACGACAAGGTTGATTCGATTCGCGGGCTGGATATCACGATTACCACCTCGGCACGGACCAACGACGAAGGGCGCGCGCTGCTGCGTGCATTCAACTTCCCGCTGAAGGGTTGA
- the rpsS gene encoding 30S ribosomal protein S19, which yields MPRSLKKGPFIDLHLMKKVEEAQEKNDRRPIKTWSRRSMISPDMVGLTIAVHNGKQHVPVLVNEEMVGHKLGEFAATRNYRGHVADKKAKR from the coding sequence GTGCCACGTTCTCTCAAGAAAGGACCATTTATCGATCTTCATCTGATGAAGAAGGTTGAAGAGGCCCAGGAAAAAAATGACAGACGTCCAATCAAGACATGGTCGCGTCGCTCAATGATCAGCCCGGATATGGTGGGACTGACAATTGCTGTTCATAACGGCAAGCAGCATGTGCCGGTGTTGGTTAACGAAGAAATGGTCGGGCATAAGCTGGGTGAGTTTGCAGCAACCCGTAACTACCGCGGTCACGTCGCGGACAAGAAAGCCAAGCGCTAA
- the rplN gene encoding 50S ribosomal protein L14, with product MIQTESYLEVADNSGARRVMCIKVLGGSHRRYASVGDIIKVTVKEAIPRGKVKKGQVMNAVVVRTRKGIRRQDGSLIKFDDNAAVLLNQQNAPIGTRIFGPVTRELRNERFMKIVSLAPEVL from the coding sequence ATGATTCAGACAGAAAGTTATCTGGAAGTTGCAGACAACAGCGGTGCACGTCGCGTGATGTGTATCAAGGTGTTGGGTGGCTCCCACCGTCGCTACGCCAGCGTAGGTGACATTATTAAAGTTACTGTCAAGGAAGCGATTCCTCGTGGCAAGGTCAAGAAAGGCCAGGTGATGAACGCAGTTGTGGTTCGCACCAGAAAAGGTATTCGTCGTCAGGACGGTAGCCTGATCAAGTTCGATGACAATGCTGCGGTATTGCTGAACCAACAGAATGCGCCAATCGGAACGCGTATTTTTGGGCCGGTGACTCGTGAGCTGCGTAACGAACGTTTTATGAAAATTGTTTCCCTGGCTCCAGAAGTTCTTTAA
- the rplP gene encoding 50S ribosomal protein L16, with amino-acid sequence MLQPKRTKFRKQMKGRNRGLAQRGSKVSFGEYGLKATGRGRITARQIEAARRAMTRHVKRGGKIWIRIFPDKPITSKPLEVRQGKGKGNVEYWVAQIQPGRVLYEMEGVSEQMAREAFELAARKLPIQTTFVKRSVM; translated from the coding sequence ATGCTGCAACCGAAACGTACAAAATTCCGTAAGCAAATGAAGGGCCGCAACCGCGGGCTGGCACAGCGCGGCAGTAAGGTGAGCTTTGGCGAATATGGCCTTAAAGCTACTGGCCGCGGCCGCATTACAGCGCGTCAGATTGAGGCGGCTCGTCGTGCCATGACGCGTCACGTCAAGCGTGGCGGCAAAATCTGGATTCGTATTTTTCCCGATAAGCCAATTACCAGCAAACCTCTGGAAGTTCGTCAGGGTAAGGGTAAGGGTAATGTTGAATACTGGGTTGCCCAGATTCAGCCGGGTCGTGTCCTGTATGAAATGGAAGGTGTCTCTGAGCAGATGGCTCGTGAAGCGTTCGAACTGGCCGCTCGCAAACTGCCTATTCAGACCACTTTTGTTAAAAGGTCGGTGATGTGA
- the rpmC gene encoding 50S ribosomal protein L29, protein MKASELREKSVDELNQELNSQLEKQFKLRIQRATGQLSQTHQVRETRRNIARIKTALNEKAGN, encoded by the coding sequence ATGAAAGCTAGTGAATTACGCGAAAAATCAGTCGATGAGCTGAATCAGGAGCTGAACAGTCAGCTGGAGAAGCAGTTTAAATTGCGCATCCAGCGCGCCACAGGTCAGCTGAGTCAGACGCATCAGGTGAGAGAGACACGTCGCAACATCGCACGTATTAAAACTGCGCTGAACGAGAAAGCGGGTAACTAA
- the rpsE gene encoding 30S ribosomal protein S5, giving the protein MANDRDRAADEGLQEKLVQVNRVAKTVKGGRIFGFTALTVVGDGNGKVGFGRGKAREVPQAIQKAMEAARRNMISVDLNGTTIQYSTKANHGASKVYMQPASEGTGVIAGGAMRAVLEIAGVKNVLAKCYGSTNPVNVVRATFNALKSMKSPEDVAAKRGKSVEDILS; this is encoded by the coding sequence ATGGCGAACGATAGAGATAGAGCAGCGGACGAAGGCCTCCAGGAAAAGCTGGTACAGGTTAACCGTGTTGCAAAAACAGTTAAGGGTGGCCGTATTTTTGGCTTCACCGCATTAACAGTGGTTGGTGATGGCAACGGGAAAGTGGGTTTTGGTCGCGGTAAAGCCCGCGAAGTGCCTCAGGCAATCCAAAAAGCTATGGAAGCGGCACGCCGCAACATGATTAGCGTTGATCTGAATGGCACAACTATCCAGTACTCAACAAAAGCTAATCACGGCGCATCCAAGGTTTACATGCAGCCAGCTTCTGAAGGTACCGGTGTTATCGCTGGTGGTGCAATGCGTGCGGTACTCGAAATTGCCGGTGTGAAAAACGTTCTGGCCAAGTGTTACGGTTCTACCAATCCGGTGAATGTGGTTCGCGCCACATTCAATGCTCTGAAAAGCATGAAGTCGCCGGAAGATGTGGCTGCCAAACGTGGCAAATCGGTTGAAGATATTCTGAGCTGA
- the rplV gene encoding 50S ribosomal protein L22, giving the protein MEVAAKLTGARLSAQKARLVADQVRGKPVEEALDILAFSQKKGAGIVKKVLESAIANAEHNEGADVDELRVSTIFVDEGTTMKRIKPRAKGRADRIFKRSCHITVKVADE; this is encoded by the coding sequence GTGGAAGTAGCAGCTAAATTAACCGGTGCCAGGTTGTCAGCCCAAAAGGCTCGTCTGGTGGCGGATCAGGTTCGCGGCAAGCCGGTTGAAGAAGCCCTGGATATTCTGGCCTTCAGTCAGAAAAAAGGTGCCGGTATTGTCAAAAAAGTGCTCGAGTCTGCAATTGCAAACGCAGAGCATAACGAAGGTGCAGATGTTGATGAGCTGCGCGTATCAACCATTTTTGTTGATGAAGGCACGACCATGAAAAGGATCAAGCCTCGCGCCAAGGGCCGTGCTGATCGTATTTTCAAGCGCAGCTGCCACATCACTGTAAAAGTGGCCGACGAGTAA
- the tuf gene encoding elongation factor Tu, producing MAKEKFERNKPHVNVGTIGHVDHGKTTLTAALTRVCAEVWGGTAVAFDGIDNAPEERERGITIATSHVEYDSPSRHYAHVDCPGHADYVKNMITGAAQMDGAILVCGATDGPMPQTREHILLSRQVGVPYIVVFLNKADLLADDCGGAGSEEYEEMLELVEMELRELLDQYEFPGDDTPIIPGSALMALEGRDDNELGTTAVRKLVETLDEYIPEPERAIDQPFLMPIEDVFSISGRGTVVTGRVERGIVKVGDEIEIIGIHNTTKTTCTGVEMFRKLLDEGRAGENVGVLLRGTKRDEVERGQVLAIPGSITPHTKFEAEVYVLSKDEGGRHTPFFKGYRPQFYFRTTDVTGACELPEGVEMVMPGDNIQMTVELIAPIAMEEGLRFAIREGGRTVGAGVVAKILD from the coding sequence GTGGCAAAGGAAAAGTTTGAGCGGAATAAGCCCCACGTCAACGTGGGCACCATTGGTCACGTTGACCACGGTAAAACTACTCTGACAGCGGCATTGACTCGCGTGTGTGCAGAGGTTTGGGGTGGCACAGCGGTTGCTTTTGACGGTATTGATAATGCGCCGGAAGAGCGTGAGCGCGGTATTACAATCGCAACGTCTCACGTTGAGTACGACTCTCCCAGCCGTCACTACGCTCACGTTGATTGCCCAGGGCACGCCGACTATGTGAAGAACATGATTACCGGTGCGGCGCAAATGGACGGTGCTATTCTGGTGTGTGGTGCAACTGATGGTCCGATGCCACAAACCCGCGAGCACATTCTGTTGTCTCGTCAGGTGGGTGTGCCTTATATCGTGGTATTCCTGAACAAGGCTGACCTGCTGGCTGATGACTGTGGTGGCGCCGGTTCGGAAGAGTACGAAGAAATGCTGGAGCTGGTGGAAATGGAGCTGCGTGAGCTGCTGGACCAGTACGAGTTCCCGGGTGACGATACGCCGATTATTCCAGGCTCTGCGCTGATGGCGCTGGAAGGCCGGGATGATAACGAGCTGGGCACCACTGCTGTGAGGAAGCTGGTTGAGACGCTGGATGAATACATTCCTGAGCCAGAGCGTGCGATTGATCAGCCGTTCCTGATGCCGATTGAAGACGTCTTCTCTATCTCTGGGCGCGGTACGGTTGTGACTGGTCGTGTTGAGCGTGGTATTGTAAAAGTGGGTGACGAGATAGAGATCATCGGTATCCATAACACCACTAAAACTACCTGTACGGGTGTTGAGATGTTCCGCAAGCTGCTGGACGAAGGTCGTGCAGGCGAGAATGTGGGTGTTTTGCTGCGTGGTACCAAGCGTGACGAAGTAGAACGTGGTCAAGTGCTGGCAATCCCTGGCTCTATTACCCCGCACACCAAGTTTGAAGCGGAAGTGTATGTGTTGTCGAAAGATGAAGGTGGTCGTCATACCCCTTTCTTTAAAGGCTATCGTCCACAGTTTTACTTCCGTACCACGGATGTAACGGGCGCTTGTGAATTGCCGGAAGGTGTTGAGATGGTTATGCCGGGCGACAACATTCAAATGACGGTTGAACTTATCGCACCGATTGCGATGGAAGAAGGTCTGCGTTTTGCGATCCGTGAAGGTGGTCGTACCGTGGGCGCTGGCGTAGTTGCCAAGATTCTGGACTAA
- the rplB gene encoding 50S ribosomal protein L2: MPVVKRKPTSPGRRFVISVVNPDLHKGAPYAPLLEKKSRSGGRNNSGRITTRHIGGGHKQHYRVIDFKRNKDGIPAKVERLEYDPNRTAYIALLCYADGERRYVIAAKGVAAGADLQSGADAAIKAGNCLPLANIPVGTVIHCVELKPGKGAQLARSAGASVQLVAREGQYATLRLRSGEMRKVPVTCRATIGEVSNSEHNLRSLGKAGASRWRGVRPTVRGVAMNPVDHPHGGGEGRTSGGRHPVSPWGTPTKGYKTRKNKRTDNMIVRRRGK; this comes from the coding sequence ATGCCAGTAGTTAAGAGAAAACCAACATCTCCCGGACGTCGCTTTGTCATAAGCGTTGTGAATCCGGATCTTCACAAAGGTGCGCCCTATGCGCCTCTGTTGGAGAAGAAGAGCCGCAGTGGTGGGCGTAATAACAGTGGACGAATTACCACTCGTCACATTGGTGGTGGCCACAAGCAGCATTACCGCGTGATTGATTTCAAGCGTAACAAGGATGGTATTCCGGCAAAGGTAGAGCGTCTTGAGTATGACCCTAACCGCACCGCGTATATCGCTCTGCTTTGTTATGCCGATGGTGAGCGCCGCTATGTGATTGCGGCCAAGGGTGTGGCTGCCGGTGCTGACTTGCAGTCTGGTGCAGATGCAGCAATCAAGGCTGGTAACTGTCTGCCCTTGGCAAATATTCCTGTGGGTACAGTGATTCACTGTGTCGAATTGAAGCCGGGCAAGGGTGCTCAGTTGGCTAGAAGTGCAGGCGCCTCCGTTCAGCTGGTAGCTCGTGAAGGGCAGTATGCAACCTTGCGCTTGCGCAGTGGTGAAATGCGCAAGGTGCCGGTCACTTGCCGGGCAACAATTGGTGAGGTTTCCAACAGTGAGCACAATTTGCGCTCCCTGGGTAAGGCGGGTGCTTCCCGCTGGCGTGGTGTTCGCCCGACTGTTCGCGGTGTGGCCATGAACCCTGTAGATCACCCGCATGGTGGTGGTGAAGGTCGTACTTCTGGTGGTCGTCACCCTGTCAGTCCTTGGGGTACGCCAACCAAAGGATATAAAACTCGTAAGAATAAGCGCACCGACAACATGATTGTTCGTCGTCGCGGCAAGTAA
- the rpsJ gene encoding 30S ribosomal protein S10, which yields MQDQRIRIRLKAFDHKLIDVSTQEIVETAKRTGAQIRGPIPLPTRKERFTVLISPHVNKDARDQYEIRTHKRLLDIVEPTEKTVDALMKLDLAAGVEVQISLG from the coding sequence ATGCAGGATCAACGTATTCGGATTCGCCTCAAGGCATTTGATCACAAGCTGATAGATGTCTCGACGCAGGAGATTGTAGAGACGGCCAAGCGTACTGGTGCCCAGATTCGTGGCCCGATTCCGCTGCCAACTCGCAAAGAACGTTTTACTGTACTGATTTCCCCGCACGTAAACAAAGATGCGCGGGATCAGTACGAAATCCGCACCCATAAACGGTTGCTGGATATTGTGGAGCCGACGGAGAAAACTGTTGATGCTCTGATGAAGCTGGATCTTGCTGCCGGTGTTGAGGTTCAGATTAGCCTTGGCTAG
- the rplD gene encoding 50S ribosomal protein L4, with protein sequence MELNIATPQGNKGTVEVSDVAFDREFNQDLVHQAVTAFLAGARQGTRAQKSRAAVSGGGKKPWRQKGTGRARAGTSSSPIWRSGGVTFAAQPQDYSQKLNRKMYRAALRAIFSELARQERLVVVEEFEMDAPKTKGLVQKLDEYGLKDVLIVTEDVSENLYLSSRNLHKVDVRDVVGVDPVSLIRFEKVLVTVPALKKVEEMLA encoded by the coding sequence ATGGAATTAAATATTGCAACTCCGCAAGGTAATAAAGGAACCGTTGAAGTTTCCGACGTCGCCTTTGATAGAGAGTTTAATCAGGATCTTGTTCATCAGGCTGTAACTGCCTTTTTGGCCGGAGCTCGTCAGGGTACTCGCGCTCAGAAGAGTCGTGCTGCCGTGTCTGGTGGTGGCAAGAAGCCTTGGCGCCAGAAGGGAACCGGTCGTGCCCGTGCGGGTACTTCAAGCAGTCCGATCTGGCGTAGTGGTGGTGTAACGTTTGCTGCACAGCCTCAGGATTATTCTCAAAAGCTCAATCGCAAGATGTATCGAGCTGCATTGCGCGCCATCTTTTCAGAGCTGGCCCGTCAGGAGCGCCTGGTTGTGGTTGAGGAGTTTGAGATGGATGCGCCAAAGACCAAAGGTCTTGTGCAAAAGCTTGATGAATACGGTTTGAAAGATGTGTTGATTGTGACCGAGGATGTGAGTGAGAACCTCTACCTTTCGTCTCGTAATCTTCACAAAGTTGATGTTCGCGATGTTGTTGGTGTTGATCCTGTCAGCCTGATTCGTTTTGAAAAGGTGCTGGTGACTGTTCCTGCACTGAAGAAAGTTGAGGAGATGCTGGCGTGA
- the rplF gene encoding 50S ribosomal protein L6: MSRVANNPVTIPAGVEVKFDGENISIKGGNSELNMPVHATVEIKQEDNVLTFAAKDSSKNARAMSGTTRALVNNMVVGVSEGFEKKLQLIGVGYRAQAQGNKLNLTLGFSHPVVYELPEGVSAETPSQTDIVLKSADKQLLGQAAAEIRAYRPPEPYKGKGVRYADEYVRRKEAKKK; encoded by the coding sequence ATGTCTAGAGTTGCAAATAATCCGGTGACTATACCGGCCGGCGTCGAAGTCAAATTCGATGGCGAAAATATTTCCATCAAGGGAGGCAATAGCGAGCTGAATATGCCCGTTCATGCGACCGTGGAAATCAAACAGGAAGACAACGTTCTGACTTTCGCTGCCAAAGACAGCAGCAAGAATGCCAGAGCCATGTCCGGAACCACCCGAGCCTTGGTTAACAACATGGTTGTCGGTGTTTCTGAGGGTTTTGAAAAAAAGCTGCAATTGATTGGTGTTGGTTACCGTGCACAGGCTCAGGGCAACAAGCTGAACCTGACACTTGGTTTCTCGCACCCGGTTGTCTATGAACTGCCTGAGGGTGTAAGCGCTGAAACGCCAAGTCAGACAGATATCGTACTGAAATCTGCCGACAAGCAATTGCTCGGCCAGGCAGCTGCAGAAATTCGAGCTTATCGCCCACCAGAGCCCTATAAAGGCAAAGGTGTTCGTTATGCCGACGAGTATGTGCGTCGTAAAGAAGCGAAGAAGAAGTAG
- the rplW gene encoding 50S ribosomal protein L23: MNKERIFKVLLGPHITEKAATAADGGASQIVFKVTPDASKLEVKKAVESLFKVDVTDVRVVNVKGKTKRTRYGMGKRNDWKKAYVRLAQGQDIDFVAAE, encoded by the coding sequence GTGAATAAAGAGCGTATCTTTAAAGTGTTGCTGGGTCCGCATATCACCGAAAAGGCTGCGACAGCTGCAGATGGTGGTGCCAGCCAGATAGTGTTCAAGGTGACTCCTGATGCCAGCAAGCTCGAGGTTAAGAAAGCGGTAGAGAGCCTGTTTAAGGTTGACGTAACCGATGTTCGGGTTGTGAACGTTAAGGGTAAAACCAAGCGTACCCGTTATGGTATGGGTAAGCGCAACGATTGGAAAAAGGCTTATGTTCGTCTGGCGCAAGGTCAGGATATTGACTTTGTGGCTGCGGAATAA
- the rpsH gene encoding 30S ribosomal protein S8 — protein sequence MSMQDSMADMLTRIRNGQMASKKAVVMPSSTLKVAVAEVLQQEGYISGYSVAEGAKPELTVELKYFEGKPVIEEIDRFSRPGLRRYAGANELPTVRGGLGIAVVSTSKGVMTDRAARAANVGGEVLCTVF from the coding sequence ATGAGCATGCAAGATTCAATGGCAGACATGTTGACCCGTATTCGCAATGGTCAAATGGCTTCCAAAAAAGCAGTAGTGATGCCTTCTTCAACGCTGAAAGTGGCCGTTGCTGAAGTGCTGCAGCAAGAAGGGTATATCAGTGGTTACAGTGTTGCCGAAGGCGCCAAGCCGGAGTTGACTGTAGAGCTGAAGTATTTTGAAGGTAAGCCCGTAATTGAGGAGATTGATCGTTTCAGTCGCCCTGGGTTGCGTCGTTATGCGGGAGCCAATGAACTGCCAACAGTGCGTGGTGGTTTGGGGATCGCCGTTGTTTCTACTAGTAAGGGTGTCATGACTGACCGTGCAGCGCGAGCTGCCAATGTTGGTGGTGAAGTGCTCTGCACAGTATTTTAA
- the rpsC gene encoding 30S ribosomal protein S3: MGQKVHPTGIRLGIVKKHTSVWYAGQKDYADKLNCDLRVRDFITKELSHASVSRLEIERPAQSARITIHTARPGIVIGKKGEDVEKLRSAVAEQMGVPVHINIEEIRKPDLDAALVAQNVAQQLERRVMFRRAMKRAVQNAMRQGAKGIKIQVSGRLGGAEIARTEWYREGRVPLHTLRADIDYATAEGSTTYGIIGVKVWIFKGEVIGGFDADQSSAKK; the protein is encoded by the coding sequence ATGGGTCAGAAAGTACATCCAACAGGCATCCGTCTGGGTATTGTTAAGAAACATACGTCAGTTTGGTATGCCGGTCAGAAGGACTACGCGGATAAGTTGAATTGCGACCTTAGGGTTCGTGATTTTATCACCAAGGAGTTGTCGCATGCTTCTGTTAGCCGCTTAGAAATTGAACGCCCCGCTCAAAGTGCGCGGATTACCATTCACACAGCCCGACCAGGCATTGTGATAGGTAAGAAAGGTGAGGATGTCGAAAAACTGCGTTCTGCCGTTGCTGAGCAAATGGGTGTGCCTGTGCACATCAATATTGAAGAGATTCGCAAGCCGGATCTTGATGCGGCACTGGTAGCGCAAAATGTTGCTCAACAACTTGAGCGTCGTGTGATGTTCCGTCGCGCCATGAAGCGCGCAGTGCAAAACGCCATGCGTCAGGGTGCAAAGGGCATCAAAATACAGGTGAGTGGTCGTCTTGGCGGTGCCGAGATTGCCCGCACCGAATGGTATCGCGAAGGCCGTGTGCCGCTGCACACACTTCGTGCCGATATAGATTACGCAACGGCAGAAGGTTCAACTACCTACGGCATCATTGGTGTCAAGGTGTGGATCTTTAAAGGCGAAGTGATTGGCGGGTTTGATGCTGATCAGTCGTCAGCCAAGAAGTAA
- the rplC gene encoding 50S ribosomal protein L3: MTIGIVGRKCGMTRVFTEDGSSIPVTVIEVEPNRVTQIKTQDADGYSAVQVTTGSRRASRVSKAEAGQFAKAGVEAGRGFWEFRAEVEADLEVGSAITVERFQAGQKVDVTGSSKGKGFQGGVKRWNFAMQDATHGNSLSHRAPGSIGQCQTPGRVFKGKKMAGHMGAERTTTQNLEVVRVDAERNLLLIKGAVPGAPGGDVVVRPAVKV; the protein is encoded by the coding sequence ATGACTATAGGTATTGTCGGCCGCAAATGTGGCATGACGCGCGTGTTTACTGAAGATGGTTCTTCTATCCCGGTCACAGTGATCGAGGTTGAGCCTAATCGTGTTACTCAAATCAAGACGCAGGATGCTGACGGTTACTCTGCTGTGCAGGTAACAACCGGTTCTCGTCGTGCTTCTCGTGTAAGCAAAGCTGAGGCCGGACAGTTCGCCAAGGCCGGTGTTGAGGCGGGGCGCGGTTTTTGGGAGTTTCGTGCTGAAGTTGAAGCTGATCTGGAAGTCGGTTCTGCTATCACCGTTGAGCGCTTTCAGGCGGGTCAGAAAGTTGACGTGACGGGTTCCTCAAAGGGTAAGGGTTTCCAGGGTGGCGTCAAGCGCTGGAACTTTGCCATGCAGGATGCTACTCACGGTAACTCGCTTTCGCATCGCGCGCCGGGATCGATCGGTCAGTGTCAGACACCTGGTCGTGTATTTAAAGGCAAGAAGATGGCCGGCCATATGGGTGCCGAGCGTACAACCACGCAGAATCTCGAGGTTGTGCGTGTGGACGCTGAGCGCAACCTCCTTTTAATTAAGGGTGCTGTGCCAGGTGCCCCGGGTGGCGATGTTGTTGTTCGTCCCGCTGTGAAAGTCTGA
- the rpsN gene encoding 30S ribosomal protein S14: MAKTSMIEREKKRAKTVARFAAKRAELKAIINNQNASEEERWEAQVKFQKLPRNASPSRQQRRCQVTGRPHGVYRKFGLCRNKLREAAMRGDVPGLVKASW, encoded by the coding sequence ATGGCAAAAACATCAATGATTGAGCGCGAGAAAAAGCGTGCGAAAACAGTCGCCAGATTCGCTGCAAAAAGAGCTGAGTTGAAAGCGATTATTAACAATCAGAATGCCTCGGAAGAAGAGCGCTGGGAAGCACAGGTGAAGTTTCAGAAACTGCCTCGCAATGCCAGCCCTTCAAGACAGCAGCGTCGCTGTCAGGTAACCGGTCGTCCCCACGGCGTATATCGCAAGTTTGGCCTGTGCCGAAACAAGCTTCGCGAAGCGGCTATGCGCGGTGACGTGCCTGGCCTTGTTAAGGCAAGCTGGTAA
- the rplX gene encoding 50S ribosomal protein L24: MRKIKRDDEIVVIAGRDKGKRGKVLRVQDDGRLLVSGVNMVKKHQKPNPNMGVPGGIIEKEAPIQASNVAIFNASANKADRVGFKVLEGGKKVRVFKSSGEAVDA; this comes from the coding sequence ATGCGTAAGATTAAACGTGACGACGAAATTGTAGTAATTGCAGGTCGTGACAAAGGCAAGCGAGGCAAGGTTCTGCGTGTGCAGGACGATGGTCGCCTGCTGGTGTCCGGCGTCAATATGGTGAAAAAGCACCAGAAGCCCAACCCGAACATGGGTGTGCCTGGTGGCATCATTGAGAAGGAAGCCCCTATTCAGGCTTCTAATGTGGCTATCTTCAACGCCTCGGCGAATAAAGCTGATCGCGTTGGATTTAAAGTGTTGGAAGGCGGCAAGAAAGTTCGCGTCTTCAAATCCAGCGGCGAAGCCGTTGACGCCTAA